The window TGCACTACCACCAGCTTTGGCAAAAGTACATAATGGTTTTCATGTTTCAACAGCTGAGTTAGTTGAGATGGATGAGAATTTGTCTTATGAGGAAGTGGCTAAGGAGATTTTGGACAGGAAGGTGAGAAAGACTAGAAATCGTGAGATTGCTTTGGTGAAagttttatggtctaatcataatgtagaggaagctacttgggaagtTGAAGCTGAGATGAAGGAGAAGTATCCTCATTTGTTTGTGTAAGGTATGTTGGTTACAAAG is drawn from Silene latifolia isolate original U9 population unplaced genomic scaffold, ASM4854445v1 scaffold_274, whole genome shotgun sequence and contains these coding sequences:
- the LOC141639094 gene encoding uncharacterized protein LOC141639094, which translates into the protein MDLVERTIQTLEDILRACVLEFGGLWEERLYLIEFSYNNSYHASIDRVGEVAYRLALPPALAKVHNGFHVSTAELVEMDENLSYEEVAKEILDRKVRKTRNREIALVKVLWSNHNVEEATWEVEAEMKEKYPHLFV